A DNA window from Ancylothrix sp. D3o contains the following coding sequences:
- a CDS encoding single-stranded DNA-binding protein — translation MSLNIVHLVGRAGQDPDMKYFESGTVKCNLTLAVDRRTRNKEEPDWFTLEIWGKTAEIAGSYVRKGSLIGVTGSLKFDYWQDRNSGSQRSKPVIKVEKLDLLGSKRDNEAAMMNGGTGYAGGEI, via the coding sequence ATGAGTCTTAATATCGTCCATTTGGTAGGCCGTGCCGGCCAAGACCCTGACATGAAATATTTTGAGTCTGGTACTGTTAAGTGCAATTTAACGTTAGCGGTTGACAGAAGAACTCGTAATAAAGAGGAGCCTGATTGGTTTACTTTGGAAATTTGGGGAAAAACGGCAGAGATTGCTGGTAGCTATGTCCGCAAGGGTAGTTTAATCGGTGTCACCGGCTCTCTAAAATTTGACTATTGGCAAGATCGCAACTCCGGCTCCCAACGTTCTAAGCCGGTGATTAAAGTTGAGAAGTTGGATCTCTTGGGTTCTAAACGCGATAACGAGGCGGCTATGATGAACGGTGGCACCGGCTATGCGGGTGGCGAAATTTAG
- a CDS encoding rod shape-determining protein has translation MGIDLGTANTLVYVSGKGIVLQEPSVVAIDQNLKVPLAVGEDARKMLGRTPGNVVALRPLRDGVIADFDTAELMLKHFIRRVHEGKTLVSPRIVIGIPSGVTGVERRAVMEAASQAGARDVYLIDEPVAAAIGAGLPVAEPTGNMIIDIGGGTTEVAVLSLQGTVLSESVRVAGDELTEAITQYMKKVHNLVIGERTAEEIKIKLGSAYPTVEDDDAIMDVRGLHLLSGLPRTVTIKGPEIRDSMAEPLWVIVEAVKRTLERTPPELASDIIDRGIMLAGGGALLKGLDTLISHETGIVTHVAADPLSCVVLGTGRVLENFKQLERVFSGRSRNM, from the coding sequence ATGGGTATAGACCTAGGTACAGCAAACACCCTAGTGTATGTATCTGGTAAAGGAATTGTCCTGCAAGAGCCCTCGGTGGTGGCTATTGACCAAAACCTAAAAGTACCGTTAGCCGTCGGAGAAGACGCTAGAAAAATGCTGGGCCGCACCCCCGGAAACGTGGTTGCCCTGCGCCCCCTACGCGATGGCGTCATCGCCGACTTTGACACAGCAGAATTAATGCTGAAGCACTTTATCCGTCGTGTGCATGAAGGCAAAACCCTTGTATCACCCAGGATCGTGATCGGTATTCCGTCAGGGGTGACGGGTGTGGAAAGGCGAGCGGTAATGGAAGCAGCTTCTCAAGCAGGGGCAAGAGATGTTTATTTAATTGATGAGCCGGTAGCAGCGGCCATTGGTGCAGGATTGCCGGTGGCTGAACCAACGGGCAACATGATTATTGATATCGGTGGTGGAACTACAGAAGTGGCAGTTTTGAGCCTCCAAGGAACCGTACTCAGCGAATCCGTGCGGGTGGCGGGCGATGAACTCACCGAAGCCATCACCCAGTATATGAAAAAGGTTCATAACCTAGTGATTGGAGAGCGAACCGCAGAAGAAATTAAAATTAAGCTCGGTTCAGCCTACCCGACAGTCGAAGATGATGATGCCATTATGGATGTGCGCGGTTTGCACCTTTTGTCAGGTTTACCGCGAACGGTGACTATCAAAGGGCCGGAGATCCGCGATAGTATGGCAGAGCCTTTATGGGTGATTGTCGAAGCCGTGAAACGAACGCTGGAACGCACGCCGCCAGAATTGGCTTCCGATATCATTGACCGAGGGATTATGTTGGCTGGGGGTGGCGCTTTGTTGAAAGGCTTGGATACCCTCATTAGTCACGAAACCGGCATTGTTACTCATGTGGCTGCTGATCCGCTTTCCTGTGTTGTGTTGGGAACAGGCCGTGTGCTTGAGAATTTCAAACAACTAGAGCGGGTGTTTAGCGGTCGTTCTCGCAATATGTAG
- the mreC gene encoding rod shape-determining protein MreC, which produces MYSLRRWWDRHGLQVGLVAVAIAGAWGVQQTQGAVIFEIFRTLTLPFQSSPSAEEQIEKARMMAQSERLVELENQNQKLKELLGYVSTTKDKGVIAPLIGRSANHWWQQVTLGRGSRDGIKEGDIVTGAGGLVGRVESVSQNTSRVLLISDPSARVGVTISRSRNMGFMRGQGANRAVMEFFDKVPDVRPGDVVSTSPVSELFPAGIPVGRVESVNLSKSPAPEAIIELSVPINVLEWVEVKPSKILPDKEFSAPPPVQDTRPADEPKIYPDGSRPAETEQPAEPQPNNSTDASTETPPQPQDEL; this is translated from the coding sequence ATGTATTCATTGCGTCGCTGGTGGGATAGGCACGGGTTGCAAGTGGGGTTGGTGGCTGTCGCTATTGCTGGAGCTTGGGGAGTGCAGCAAACTCAAGGAGCGGTTATTTTTGAGATTTTCCGCACGCTCACCCTTCCTTTCCAGTCAAGTCCCTCCGCAGAAGAACAAATTGAAAAAGCTCGAATGATGGCACAGTCTGAGCGCCTTGTGGAGCTAGAAAATCAAAACCAAAAGCTTAAAGAGCTTTTGGGTTATGTCTCTACTACCAAGGACAAAGGTGTTATTGCACCTCTGATTGGCCGGTCTGCTAACCACTGGTGGCAGCAAGTCACTCTGGGGCGCGGTAGTCGAGATGGTATTAAAGAAGGTGATATTGTCACCGGCGCCGGGGGGTTAGTTGGCAGGGTGGAAAGTGTTTCTCAAAACACTAGCCGTGTGCTTTTGATTAGCGATCCCAGTGCTCGTGTGGGGGTGACTATTAGCCGCAGCCGCAATATGGGCTTTATGCGCGGCCAAGGTGCTAACCGGGCAGTTATGGAGTTTTTTGATAAGGTTCCTGATGTTCGTCCGGGTGATGTTGTCTCGACTTCGCCGGTGAGTGAGTTATTCCCTGCGGGTATTCCTGTTGGGCGCGTTGAGTCGGTTAACCTGAGCAAAAGTCCGGCACCGGAAGCGATTATTGAGCTATCGGTGCCTATTAATGTTTTAGAGTGGGTGGAAGTTAAGCCGAGCAAAATTCTGCCGGATAAGGAATTTTCGGCTCCGCCTCCTGTTCAAGATACCCGTCCTGCCGATGAGCCAAAAATTTATCCTGATGGCTCCCGCCCCGCTGAAACCGAACAGCCGGCTGAACCTCAACCAAACAACAGCACAGATGCTTCTACTGAAACGCCGCCGCAACCGCAGGATGAACTATAG
- the mreD gene encoding rod shape-determining protein MreD encodes MNYRSAIRRDSWSRVTRLRPQTRRLLNTLVTLASLLLCLLILPTRLPGMTLLGIGPNWLLIWVVAWSVKRSWFLGAAAGIALGLIQDGMTSPIPSHALSLGIVGILTARLQKQRFIQEDFISVALIVFGMSVIAELITAIQFSFLGERSLMEIWHDRQLLALSSAILSSLWAPVVYFPLNVWWGRMKLIESS; translated from the coding sequence ATGAACTATAGATCGGCAATTAGAAGGGATTCTTGGAGTCGGGTGACTCGCCTGCGCCCCCAAACCCGTCGGTTGCTGAATACGCTGGTAACGCTTGCTTCTCTCTTATTATGTTTGTTGATTTTGCCGACTCGCCTCCCTGGCATGACTTTGCTGGGGATTGGCCCTAATTGGCTGTTAATTTGGGTCGTTGCTTGGAGTGTCAAGCGCAGTTGGTTTCTGGGGGCTGCTGCGGGTATTGCTCTGGGGTTGATTCAAGATGGTATGACTTCCCCTATCCCTAGTCATGCGCTTAGTTTGGGTATAGTCGGGATTTTGACGGCTCGCTTGCAAAAGCAGCGCTTTATTCAGGAAGATTTTATCTCGGTGGCTTTGATTGTGTTTGGCATGAGTGTGATTGCTGAGTTGATCACGGCTATTCAGTTCAGTTTTCTGGGTGAGCGCTCTTTGATGGAAATTTGGCATGACCGGCAACTTCTTGCTCTTTCTAGTGCTATCCTCAGCAGTCTTTGGGCTCCGGTTGTTTATTTTCCTCTCAATGTTTGGTGGGGACGCATGAAGTTAATTGAGTCGTCTTGA
- a CDS encoding HAD family hydrolase, with translation MSQANSEMTNYTGTQTKSAFCRQKMTVFCDFDGPIVDVSDRYYSTYRQALADTQENYQAKNIQLPVTALPKDCFWYMKQNRIPDAEIAMRSGLRGSQIEAFLARVQEIVNQPDLLHKDRLQPGVEWAIGLLHSQGFRIVLVTLRRQTQAQQILQNYGLLRLFSSIWGTQDDDSAYHNYADIKQELLKAAIAKENVATDSAWMIGDTEADILAGQACAVPTIALTCGLRSRTYLTQYNPNHIMSDLLSASHFLIAQKQRIAA, from the coding sequence ATGAGTCAAGCTAATTCCGAAATGACCAACTACACCGGCACCCAAACCAAAAGCGCTTTTTGCCGCCAAAAAATGACGGTATTTTGCGACTTTGACGGGCCAATAGTAGATGTATCAGATCGCTATTACAGCACCTACCGGCAAGCACTTGCAGACACTCAGGAAAACTATCAAGCCAAAAACATACAATTGCCCGTTACAGCGCTCCCTAAAGATTGCTTTTGGTACATGAAACAAAACCGCATCCCCGATGCAGAAATTGCCATGCGTTCAGGATTAAGAGGCTCACAAATAGAAGCCTTCCTAGCACGAGTGCAAGAAATTGTCAACCAGCCCGACTTGCTGCACAAAGACCGGCTGCAACCCGGAGTAGAATGGGCGATAGGTTTGCTGCACTCCCAAGGATTCCGCATAGTATTAGTCACCCTACGCCGGCAAACACAAGCCCAGCAAATCTTACAAAACTACGGATTACTTCGGTTATTTAGTAGCATTTGGGGAACCCAAGACGACGACAGTGCTTATCACAACTATGCAGACATCAAACAAGAACTACTAAAAGCCGCCATTGCCAAAGAAAATGTCGCCACAGACTCAGCATGGATGATTGGCGATACAGAAGCCGATATATTAGCAGGACAAGCTTGTGCAGTCCCCACAATAGCTTTAACTTGTGGACTTCGCAGCCGCACATATCTAACACAATATAATCCTAATCACATTATGAGCGATTTGCTTTCTGCGAGTCATTTTTTAATCGCCCAAAAGCAGCGAATTGCAGCCTGA
- the dtd gene encoding D-aminoacyl-tRNA deacylase, with the protein MRIIVQRVKSSQVTVAGEIVGKIGRGLNLLVGISDTDTEAELEWMVRKCLEMRLFPANEEGSGRWEKSIQDIAGELLVVSQFTLYGDCRKGRRPSFDRSAPPQQAEQLYDLFVAKLRQSNLRVETGIFGAMMQVSIENDGPVTLLLEKEATK; encoded by the coding sequence ATGCGTATCATTGTTCAGCGAGTAAAATCTTCTCAAGTCACAGTTGCCGGTGAAATTGTCGGCAAAATAGGCAGAGGTTTAAATTTATTAGTAGGAATTTCTGACACCGATACCGAAGCCGAACTTGAATGGATGGTTCGCAAATGTTTAGAAATGCGTTTATTTCCCGCCAACGAAGAAGGGAGCGGTCGTTGGGAAAAATCAATTCAAGATATTGCCGGTGAATTACTCGTAGTCAGCCAATTTACACTTTATGGCGACTGTCGCAAAGGACGCCGGCCTTCCTTTGACCGTTCCGCACCACCCCAACAAGCCGAGCAACTGTATGATTTATTTGTAGCCAAATTGCGGCAAAGTAATTTACGAGTAGAAACCGGCATCTTTGGTGCAATGATGCAAGTCAGCATTGAAAATGACGGCCCCGTTACCTTGCTTTTAGAAAAAGAAGCCACTAAGTAG
- a CDS encoding GTP-binding protein, translated as MQTAVNPNNTPALDTPNFGLPVTIITGFLGSGKTTLLNHILTNQQGLKTAVLVNEFGEIGIDNELIVSSTDNMVELSNGCICCTINNDLLDAVYKVLSREDKIDYLVVETTGLADPLPVALTFLGTELRDMTRLDSIITVVDSANYSLDLFNSQAAYSQIAYGDIILLNKIDLVDEADVDLLECKIRDIKAGARIIRTKNSQISLPLILSVGLFESDKYFQTETHNHEHHDHSDCDHDHGHCTHDHHDHDHDHDHHHHHSNHLENDGFISVSFQTGKPFSIRKFQHFLDNLLPENVFRAKGILWFDESEERHIFHLCGKRFSIDSDEWKGEPKTQLVFIGQDLDREQILSQLENCLSGH; from the coding sequence ATGCAAACAGCCGTCAATCCCAACAACACACCGGCCCTCGATACCCCCAATTTTGGCCTACCTGTCACAATCATTACCGGTTTTCTCGGTAGCGGTAAAACCACCCTCCTCAACCATATTCTCACCAACCAACAAGGACTTAAAACCGCTGTTTTAGTCAACGAATTTGGCGAAATTGGCATCGATAACGAGTTAATCGTTTCCAGCACCGATAACATGGTAGAACTCAGCAACGGCTGCATTTGTTGCACCATCAACAACGATTTACTCGATGCCGTTTACAAAGTTTTATCCCGCGAAGATAAAATCGATTATCTCGTAGTTGAAACAACCGGCTTAGCTGACCCCTTGCCAGTTGCCCTCACATTTTTGGGAACCGAATTACGCGATATGACCCGCTTAGATTCGATTATCACAGTTGTAGATTCTGCCAACTACAGCCTCGATTTATTTAACTCCCAAGCCGCCTACAGTCAAATCGCCTACGGTGATATTATTCTGCTCAACAAAATAGATTTAGTTGATGAAGCAGATGTCGATTTACTAGAGTGCAAAATTCGAGATATCAAAGCCGGTGCGCGAATTATCCGAACAAAAAACTCCCAAATTTCTCTGCCTCTCATCTTAAGTGTTGGGTTGTTTGAATCAGATAAATATTTCCAAACAGAAACCCACAACCACGAACACCACGACCACTCAGACTGCGACCACGATCACGGTCATTGCACCCACGACCACCACGACCACGACCACGACCACGACCATCACCATCATCACTCCAACCACTTAGAAAATGATGGTTTTATATCTGTTTCTTTCCAAACAGGTAAGCCTTTTTCTATTAGAAAATTTCAGCATTTTTTGGATAATTTATTGCCAGAAAATGTGTTTCGGGCTAAAGGAATTCTCTGGTTTGATGAAAGTGAAGAACGGCACATTTTCCACCTCTGCGGCAAACGCTTTTCAATTGATAGCGATGAATGGAAAGGCGAACCCAAAACCCAATTAGTTTTTATTGGCCAAGACCTCGACCGCGAGCAAATTTTATCCCAACTAGAAAACTGCCTTTCTGGTCATTAG
- the cysS gene encoding cysteine--tRNA ligase has product MALRVYNTLTRCEETFETLEPGKVRMYCCGVTVYDFCHLGHARAYIVWDTVRRYLLWRGYEVRYVQNFTDIDDKILNRARQEGSSMEEVAERYTQTYFEDMRRLNILEADEYPKATHTLDGIKKLIHELENKGFAYPAEGDVYYSVRKFDGYGKLSGRKLDDMQAGKSGRVEVEDPEAAKKKDPFDFALWKAAKEGEPSWDSAWGKGRPGWHIECSAMVRDCLGESIDIHCGGGDLMFPHHENEIAQSEAVTGKNLARYWMHNGMVNVDGEKMSKSLGNFTTIRGLLDGENAPEPMAVRMFVLQAHYRKPVDFTGEAMVAAQNGWNTLKEGLVFGLEYGDKLGFSEGQTEGNCSNKNEYIERFEEVVDNDFNFTGGLAVIFELAKELQKEANIFVHEGAIKTPVNELEEKWETLVALAKVLGLEANFEAENQAAADGLTDAEIEALIERRQEARKGKNFAESDRIRNELQAQGITLIDAAGGVTRWRRG; this is encoded by the coding sequence ATGGCCCTGAGAGTTTATAACACCTTGACTCGTTGCGAAGAAACCTTTGAGACGCTTGAACCTGGCAAAGTGCGGATGTATTGCTGTGGGGTTACGGTGTATGATTTCTGCCATTTGGGCCATGCGAGGGCGTATATTGTGTGGGATACGGTGCGCCGGTATTTGCTGTGGCGGGGGTACGAGGTGCGCTATGTGCAGAATTTTACAGATATTGATGACAAAATTTTGAACCGCGCCCGACAGGAAGGTTCTTCGATGGAGGAAGTGGCGGAACGCTACACGCAAACTTATTTTGAGGATATGCGGCGGTTAAATATTTTGGAGGCGGATGAGTATCCAAAGGCGACGCATACGCTGGATGGAATTAAAAAGTTGATTCACGAATTGGAAAATAAGGGGTTTGCTTATCCGGCGGAGGGTGATGTTTATTATTCGGTGCGAAAGTTTGATGGATATGGAAAACTTTCGGGTCGAAAATTGGACGATATGCAGGCGGGTAAAAGTGGTCGGGTAGAGGTGGAAGATCCAGAGGCGGCTAAGAAGAAAGATCCGTTTGATTTTGCTTTGTGGAAGGCTGCGAAAGAGGGTGAGCCTTCGTGGGATTCTGCGTGGGGTAAGGGCCGGCCTGGGTGGCATATTGAATGTTCGGCGATGGTGCGGGATTGTTTGGGCGAGAGTATTGATATTCACTGCGGTGGGGGTGATTTGATGTTTCCTCACCATGAGAATGAAATTGCACAATCTGAGGCGGTTACGGGGAAGAATTTGGCGCGGTATTGGATGCACAATGGGATGGTAAATGTGGATGGGGAAAAGATGTCGAAGTCGTTGGGTAATTTTACGACGATTCGAGGTCTTTTGGATGGGGAAAATGCACCGGAACCGATGGCGGTGAGGATGTTTGTTTTGCAGGCGCATTATCGCAAGCCGGTTGATTTTACGGGGGAGGCGATGGTGGCGGCTCAAAATGGCTGGAATACGCTTAAGGAGGGGTTAGTTTTTGGTTTGGAATATGGGGATAAATTGGGTTTTTCTGAGGGGCAAACCGAGGGGAATTGCTCCAATAAAAATGAATATATCGAGCGGTTTGAAGAGGTGGTGGATAATGATTTTAATTTTACTGGTGGGTTGGCGGTGATTTTTGAATTGGCGAAGGAGTTGCAAAAGGAGGCGAATATTTTTGTGCATGAGGGGGCAATAAAAACGCCGGTTAATGAGTTGGAGGAAAAGTGGGAGACGTTGGTGGCGTTGGCGAAGGTTTTGGGGTTGGAGGCAAATTTTGAGGCAGAAAATCAGGCGGCGGCTGATGGTTTGACGGATGCGGAAATTGAGGCTTTAATTGAAAGGCGACAGGAGGCGCGGAAGGGGAAAAATTTTGCGGAATCTGATCGGATTCGTAATGAGTTGCAGGCGCAAGGGATTACGTTGATTGATGCGGCGGGGGGTGTGACTCGCTGGCGTAGAGGATAA
- a CDS encoding glutathione S-transferase family protein, with protein MLKLYHTPLSFNSRRVWMALLEKELEFELIELKLDGDQFKPEFVELNPFHHIPVLVDGDFSVFESLAILDYLEAKYPQPALLPSDPQALAKARMVEMVTVNELAPVFMQLVLEALGMEESNPEKAAKQKPQINKVLQFFEKSLGDDVYFGGQSINRADIVAGTIVYPLPMFDFPLDNYAKLSAWCNRLEELPSWKETEVSPVEVAKLIAGRKAMMQKT; from the coding sequence ATGCTGAAACTTTATCATACTCCGCTTTCGTTTAATTCGCGCCGCGTTTGGATGGCGTTGCTGGAAAAAGAGCTTGAGTTTGAGTTAATTGAACTTAAGTTAGATGGAGATCAATTTAAGCCTGAGTTTGTGGAGTTAAATCCGTTTCACCATATCCCAGTTTTGGTGGATGGAGATTTTAGTGTGTTTGAATCTTTGGCGATTTTGGATTATTTGGAGGCGAAATATCCGCAACCGGCTTTACTACCAAGCGATCCCCAAGCTTTGGCAAAGGCGCGGATGGTGGAAATGGTGACGGTGAATGAGTTGGCGCCGGTTTTCATGCAATTGGTTCTTGAGGCACTTGGAATGGAAGAAAGTAATCCTGAGAAAGCGGCAAAGCAAAAGCCACAAATTAATAAAGTTTTGCAGTTTTTTGAAAAAAGTTTAGGCGATGATGTGTATTTTGGAGGCCAGTCAATAAATCGGGCGGATATAGTTGCGGGTACGATTGTTTATCCCTTACCAATGTTTGATTTTCCTCTCGATAATTATGCAAAATTGAGTGCTTGGTGTAACCGTTTAGAAGAACTTCCAAGCTGGAAAGAAACGGAGGTTAGTCCGGTAGAAGTGGCGAAATTGATTGCCGGTAGAAAAGCGATGATGCAGAAAACCTAA
- a CDS encoding AI-2E family transporter, producing MSEQRITVSVSNLLVVLLTGLLLVLFWQLRSLLLTVMISVVLAASIVPVVNWAEKYGFPRWIATILVYLSLIGGFVGVGLLIGPTVIDQIDRLIRQLPLYLEALRVIAEGLAMRLSDNSPDVVRQFFNPEALTGWVIRSSQQVLLRSYGITRGILGGVVTFILCLFISGYMVSDSRTLINSLIRLFPKPWDERLEAQVGPVGERMGAYLRGRILVSAILGGLTAVGLSVLGLSDFALGLGAIAGVTNLIPFLGPVLGTVPALVVAISQGGWLFFWVLILFVIIQNLETYVLDPFLVGSSVGVHPLFQLLSVLGGVQVLGIIGALIVPPWFAGVSALIENLYLKPKLLAERRAAREAKDEKVRGVELRK from the coding sequence ATGAGTGAACAACGCATTACGGTTTCTGTGTCGAATCTGCTGGTGGTGTTACTCACCGGCCTGCTTTTGGTGTTGTTTTGGCAGTTGCGGAGTTTGCTGCTAACAGTGATGATTTCGGTGGTGTTGGCTGCGTCAATTGTGCCGGTGGTAAATTGGGCGGAAAAATACGGTTTTCCGCGTTGGATAGCGACTATTTTGGTGTATTTAAGTTTGATTGGTGGGTTTGTAGGGGTGGGGTTATTAATTGGCCCTACAGTTATCGATCAAATTGACCGTTTAATTCGCCAATTACCTCTTTATTTGGAGGCGTTGCGAGTGATTGCAGAAGGGTTAGCGATGCGTTTAAGTGATAATAGTCCTGATGTGGTGCGGCAGTTTTTTAATCCAGAGGCTTTGACGGGTTGGGTAATTCGTTCGTCTCAGCAAGTTTTGTTACGTTCTTATGGGATTACGCGGGGAATTTTGGGGGGGGTTGTAACTTTTATTTTATGTTTGTTTATTTCGGGTTATATGGTGTCGGATAGTCGGACTTTAATTAATAGTTTGATTCGGCTTTTTCCGAAACCTTGGGATGAGCGTTTAGAGGCGCAGGTGGGGCCGGTGGGGGAACGGATGGGAGCTTATTTACGCGGTCGAATTTTGGTTTCTGCTATCTTGGGTGGGTTGACGGCGGTGGGGTTGAGTGTTTTGGGGTTATCGGATTTTGCTTTGGGTTTGGGGGCTATTGCGGGGGTGACTAATTTAATTCCTTTTTTGGGGCCGGTTTTGGGGACTGTACCGGCTTTAGTTGTGGCAATTTCTCAGGGTGGTTGGTTGTTTTTTTGGGTGTTGATTTTGTTTGTGATTATTCAAAATTTAGAGACTTATGTTCTTGATCCGTTTTTGGTAGGTTCTTCTGTTGGTGTGCATCCTTTATTTCAGTTGCTTTCGGTGTTAGGCGGTGTGCAGGTGTTAGGAATTATTGGCGCGTTAATTGTGCCGCCTTGGTTTGCAGGTGTTTCGGCTTTAATAGAAAATTTATATTTAAAACCGAAGTTATTAGCAGAACGACGGGCTGCACGGGAGGCAAAGGATGAGAAAGTCAGAGGGGTTGAGCTTAGGAAATAA
- a CDS encoding DNA-binding protein, with protein sequence MPSSLPYHPFLISHLKNPERSAGLLTVIFEEKDPEPELLEVALKNVFEALGEPNMTPEEAKLQLEKLDKILSENGSNVIYNLAEWLQKLGLKLTVTVAKEQEVPVENQAKATVIS encoded by the coding sequence ATGCCTAGCAGCTTACCTTACCATCCTTTTTTGATTTCACATCTCAAGAATCCCGAACGTTCTGCTGGATTGCTAACAGTAATTTTTGAAGAAAAAGACCCAGAACCAGAATTACTCGAAGTTGCATTAAAAAATGTATTTGAAGCGCTGGGGGAACCAAATATGACCCCCGAAGAAGCCAAATTGCAACTCGAAAAACTCGACAAAATTTTATCCGAAAACGGCAGCAACGTCATATACAACCTTGCCGAATGGCTGCAAAAATTGGGATTAAAACTAACCGTAACTGTGGCTAAAGAGCAAGAAGTGCCGGTGGAAAATCAAGCCAAAGCAACCGTTATTTCCTAA
- a CDS encoding type II toxin-antitoxin system RelE/ParE family toxin yields MMVQPREIRRYITDDGRIPFDDWFNSLRDSNAQDNINKRLIRVGLGNLGDYQPVGEGVCELRIDYGPGYRLYFGQIGLTVVLLLIGGDKSTQARDIRQAKEYWKDYRSRENA; encoded by the coding sequence ATTATGGTACAACCCAGAGAAATCAGACGTTACATAACCGATGATGGAAGAATTCCTTTTGATGATTGGTTTAATTCACTGCGGGATAGCAATGCACAAGATAACATTAACAAAAGGCTTATAAGAGTTGGTCTTGGCAATTTGGGAGACTATCAGCCTGTTGGGGAGGGAGTGTGCGAATTGAGGATAGATTATGGGCCTGGTTATCGGCTATACTTTGGACAAATTGGCTTAACAGTTGTGCTGCTTTTAATCGGTGGAGATAAAAGCACTCAAGCACGAGATATCCGCCAAGCAAAGGAATACTGGAAAGATTACAGGAGTCGAGAAAATGCCTAG
- a CDS encoding DNA-binding protein, producing the protein MPKSKPYHEFLIAQLKEPSFAALYLETHFELEEGEEPDASLMKLALDHVAEALGEDNMTSEEATLHRQKLNDILSDSGVETIYYLGEWLQKLGLKLTVTVAKKQEVSGENVEKVSVV; encoded by the coding sequence ATGCCAAAAAGTAAACCTTACCACGAGTTTTTGATTGCTCAACTTAAAGAGCCCAGTTTTGCTGCTCTTTACCTTGAAACTCACTTTGAGTTAGAGGAAGGAGAAGAGCCAGATGCAAGCTTAATGAAACTGGCTCTTGATCATGTTGCTGAAGCGTTGGGAGAAGACAATATGACCTCAGAAGAAGCGACATTACACCGGCAGAAATTAAATGATATTCTTTCGGATTCCGGTGTTGAAACTATTTATTATTTAGGAGAATGGCTGCAAAAATTGGGATTAAAACTAACCGTAACTGTGGCTAAAAAGCAAGAAGTTTCAGGGGAAAATGTAGAAAAGGTTTCTGTGGTTTGA
- a CDS encoding type II toxin-antitoxin system RelE/ParE family toxin — protein MMVQPKNIERYTTYDDRTPFDEWYYSLRDAKVKTKITQRINRISQGNLGDYRAVGEGVCELRIDYGPGYRVYFGQVGSTIVLLLCGGDKSTQAQDIRKAIEYWRDYRS, from the coding sequence ATTATGGTACAACCGAAAAATATTGAACGTTACACTACTTATGATGACAGAACGCCTTTCGATGAGTGGTATTACTCCTTGCGGGATGCGAAAGTTAAAACTAAAATCACTCAAAGAATTAACCGCATTAGTCAAGGAAATTTGGGAGATTATCGGGCTGTGGGAGAAGGTGTTTGTGAGCTTAGAATAGATTATGGCCCCGGATACCGAGTTTATTTTGGTCAAGTTGGATCAACAATTGTGCTGCTTTTGTGTGGAGGTGATAAAAGCACTCAAGCTCAAGACATCCGTAAAGCAATTGAATACTGGAGAGATTACAGGAGTTAG